Genomic segment of Vibrio celticus:
GCTTCCGCCTTCGGATGAAGCTCTGGCGAGCGTTGAACCTTTTGCTATCGATTCTCTAAAGCCAGAAGAGTGGTTGCAGTGGATCTTTATTGTAAAGATCAACGCAATGATGGATGCCCAAATGAGCCTACCGAAAGGCTTTGCTATCCACCCTTATTTTGGTGAAGTGTGGAAAAATGAGGCAGACAAAGTCGAACTGCTAGTGACAATTCAGAGCATTGATGAGGTATGTGCGTAATGTTAGAGATCATTTATCAAGATGAGTACTTTGTTGCGGTGAATAAGCCCGCTGGCATGCTAGTGCATCGTTCATGGTTGGATAAACACGAAACGCAATTTGTTATGCAGACATTGCGCGATCAAATTGGTCAGCATGTATTTCCATTACACCGCTTAGACAGACCGACATCGGGTGTGTTGGTGTTTGCGTTGTCGAGTGAGGTTGCTTCACAGGTGATGCCAATGTTCGCTAATCATGAGATGCAAAAAACCTATCATGCGATTGTCCGTGGTTGGATAGAAGAGGGCGATACGCTCGATTATGCACTTAAGGTTGAGCTGGATAAGATCGCAGATAAGTTCGCGAAAGAAGACAAAGAAGCGCAAGAGGCAGTGACAGTCTATGAACCGCTAGCAAAAGTAGAAGTGCCATATTCAACAGGACGCTTTCCTACGAGCCGCTACTGCTTGGTTGAGATGATGCCAAAGACAGGTCGCAAACATCAGCTGCGTCGTCACATGGCTCATCTAAGACATCCGATTGTCGGTGATACTTCACATGGTGATGGTAAGCACAATCGACTGTTCCGTGATGATTTAGATTCGCATCGTTTGTTGTTGCACGCTTCTGAGCTTCGCTTTATCCATCCTTTCACAAAAGAAGAGTTGGTGATGAAGGCCAACCTTGATGAAACTTGGCTAAGGTTGTTTGAAACCTTTGAGTGGGATACTAACTTAATCGATGCTCAAACTTGCTTGTCTAAGTAAGTCTCGCGTGTTTAGGCAATCGCGAGTCTAAGTGAATAGAGAAAATAGAATAAAAAAACAAAGGGCTGATAGTGATATCAGCCCTTTTTGTATCTGTATAACCTTAACGGCATAACTAATGTTGGTTAGTTAACAGTAATAGTTAGTCGCGGGATCATTTTAGCTTTTCTAGATCAGCTTCGATCTCAGCGATCTTGCTTGATACCACTTTCTCTAGATGGCGTAAGTCGGTAAGGATCTTCTGCTTCACATCCACCTCAGCCGTTGGCGTCGGTTTGGTGATTTTGTTGAGTTCATCAATCACAAGAGTGAGGTTGCGGTTAATTTCTGTCACTTCTTTGTATTGATTATTGCCACCGCTAACAAGCACACTTTTTACTTGTCGTGGGTACTTAAACTTAACGCTTTTCGCAAACAGTTCACCTTTCTGCTTACGAAAGTAAATCTTCAGGATATCTTTATGAGCTTCTTGGCGAAGGGAGTAACGTTCAATCTGTTTAGGTTCGTGGATACCTAAGCCAGTGAGGTTTGGATACATAAGCGACCTCTAGGTTATGAATGTAATACTTTTATGTAATTGACTTGATCAATGTAGCAGCCTAACGACGAGCTAGATAGTTGATATCTGTGAATTGATTGTAAGTTGTGGGCAAGATCGCTCTCTATCTTTGCCCACACTTATTTGGCTATTAAAGCTGTTCCTAGAGCTAAACTTGTTTCCTAGTCATAACTTACTTCTAGCACTAAATTAGCTTTCTAAGGTGCGAGTTCTGAAACATGCTCAGTTAACCTTTCTCTTAGTGCTTGTTCCTGTTCTTCAGACAGTCTTCCTCCCGCGTCACTGGTCAGAATAAACAAATCTTCAGCTCTCTCACCTATGGTGGTGATTTTCGCACCGTGCAAGTTAATGTCTAATTCTGCAAAGGTTGCACCGACTTGAGCCAACAACCCCGGCGTATCAAGAGCTCTTAACTCCATCAAGGTGCGTTTCTTACTCTTGGTTGGTAGGAACTCAACTAAGGTTTTTACCTTGAAATGCTGCAAGTTACGTGGCGTACGACGAGTCTTAATCTTAGTTGGGCGGCCATCAGCCAGAACATGAGTTAGATGCTTAGCGACGGCTTTGTGTCTTGCTTCATCAATCGCTTCGCCGTGCTGGTCTAGTACGATAAAGGTATCCAAAACATGACCATCTTTGCTAACCATGACCTGCGCGTCATGAACGTTAAAGTTACGTCTGTCGAGCTCTGCAACCACGGTCG
This window contains:
- a CDS encoding DUF3461 family protein; translated protein: MYPNLTGLGIHEPKQIERYSLRQEAHKDILKIYFRKQKGELFAKSVKFKYPRQVKSVLVSGGNNQYKEVTEINRNLTLVIDELNKITKPTPTAEVDVKQKILTDLRHLEKVVSSKIAEIEADLEKLK
- a CDS encoding YqcC family protein, which translates into the protein MTAATKLPLLLQQLEQQMRQCSLWSTLPPSDEALASVEPFAIDSLKPEEWLQWIFIVKINAMMDAQMSLPKGFAIHPYFGEVWKNEADKVELLVTIQSIDEVCA
- the truC gene encoding tRNA pseudouridine(65) synthase TruC; the protein is MLEIIYQDEYFVAVNKPAGMLVHRSWLDKHETQFVMQTLRDQIGQHVFPLHRLDRPTSGVLVFALSSEVASQVMPMFANHEMQKTYHAIVRGWIEEGDTLDYALKVELDKIADKFAKEDKEAQEAVTVYEPLAKVEVPYSTGRFPTSRYCLVEMMPKTGRKHQLRRHMAHLRHPIVGDTSHGDGKHNRLFRDDLDSHRLLLHASELRFIHPFTKEELVMKANLDETWLRLFETFEWDTNLIDAQTCLSK